In Pseudoclavibacter sp. Marseille-Q3772, the sequence ATAGATGATTGCCGCACCGCGAGGCATCGACATCACCACATCTGTGAGCAGTGGCCGCAGCGCTAGATACTCAGTACCCCCTTTGCTGGTCACCAAGGATCCGTCTGGTAGCCCAATCAGATCGTCATGGCTGATCGTGCCGTACTGGGAATGAATGAGACCGCCGGCACGCAGCCATGTCGTGGTCATTCGACCCTTTTGGTCGGTGAGCTGAATGCGCTCCCCTTCTCGAAACGGGCCGGACGGCGGGGATGGAATCATCGAGGAACTTTCGAATCGGTTGTGTGGTGTTGTTGACCGCAGCGGAGCGGTCAGCTGCGCTCACCGCGGACGTGCGTTACTTGGCTGCGAAGCGTCTGCCAATTGAGACCCTCAAGCGTATCCCGACGAAGGTAGTGTTCGTTCTCCGGGATATCGACGCCGTGCGGAACTGCAAGGGCAGTGCATCCCGCAGCAAGTGCGCCCCGTAGTCCATTCAATGAGTCCTCAATCACCAGGCAGCGCTCTGGGGCAACGCCGAGCTTGTCAGCTGCAAGCAAAAACGGTTCCGGACTCGGTTTCCCCTCACGAACATCTTCGGCAGCAACAATCGCATCAAAGCAATCCTGCAGGTCCAGTCCGGTGAGCACCGCATTCACAAGCGAATGGCTCGAGTTCGTAACGAGTGCGATTGGTACGCCCGCGGCTAGCTGCTGCTGAATGAGCTCATATGCCCCGGGACGTCGCGAAACCCCGCGACTGAGCGATTGCACCACCTGCGCGGTCACTTCAGCAGCGATTTCCGCTGGCAAATCCGTAACTCCCTGTTCGGCAAATACCTCGGCGGTGATGGTCGGCGAGGCTCCAACCAAGCGGCGTTCTTGCTCAGCAGACAGCTGCGCTAGCCCGCGGCGGGCGAGGAAGTCATTCTGGGCTTTGATCCACTGTGGCTCAGTATCAACGATGGTGCCGTCCATATCCCAGAGCACGGCCTGCGGTGTATAGGAGGTCATAGTTGTGAGTGTACGTGGCTACCCGGCGATTCCAAGGTCAGGATGCCGCCACTACGACGGCCCGCCCGCTGGCCGGCACTGTTCGCAGCACGTAGGCTAGATCGAACCGATCTTCTTTTGGGGAGCATGACACGTTGATGAATGACGCTCTGTTCGATGCTAACGAGCAGCCGGAATTTGCACACGGCAGAACACTCGTGATCGCGATGAGCGGTTGGAACGATGCCGGCGAGGCGGCAAGTACTGCGGTATCCGCCATGATGCGACAGCTCGAGTTCAACCATGTCTGCGCAACGTTTGACGATGACGCCTACTACGATTTCGCCGCCGCCCGGCCGCACATCGTACGCAGCGAGGATGGTACCCGTTCACTGCGCTGGCCCAGCACCAAGATTCACAGTGCGTCTGAGCCTCAGACCGAAGCTGACGCGAAGCAGTCGCCGAACCCAACGCGACTGTATGCCCTCACCGGTACCGAACCTTCGATGCGCTGGCGCCAGTACTCAAAGCAGATCGTCGACTGTTGTCTCCAGGAGCAGATTTCGCGCATCGTTGTCGTTGGCGCACTGTTGGCGGATACGCCGCACACGCGCGATATTCCCGTACAACTCACCAGTGATGATGCCGCGATCCAAAGGGAATTCGGTATCGATAGTTCCCAATACGAGGGTCCAACCGGCATCATGTCGGCGATCACAGAGCTAGCCGCTGCCGAAGGCATCCCGGCGCTGTCACTGTGGGCGCAGGTGCCACACTATGCATCCACCCCGGACAGTGTCTCGCCAAAGGCCGTGTTTGCGCTCATGCGCGAACTGGAGCGCGTGCTTCAGGTGTCCCTGGACACTGCTTCGTTCGTTGAGGCAGGCCAACACTGGCAGGCACAGGTCAGCAATGCTATTGCCATGGATGAGGAACTCCAGCACTATGTCACGTTCCTGGAGCAGGCTCGTGACACGGTGGAGTCGGATGCGGCATCGGGCGATGCGATCGCAGCTGAGTTTGAGCGCTTCCTTGCGGACGAAACTCCCCGTGACGACAACGACACCTAAACGGTGCCTACTACCGACTGATCGCTAAGCGAGTAGGTCAATACCAAGCAGTGCATCCACTGCCGTGATCACTCCGCGTCCTCGGCGCTCAATCGCAGCCCACTCATCAACGATCTGGATCAGCTGCGGGGTATCGAGGTCGGCTGCAATGGCAACGCGCATTCGCTGTACCTCGTCAACATCGTCGACATCGTCGCTCGCCGATTTGGCTGCTTCGCGCCAGCGCTGCAATTGTTCGTTCGCGGCTGCCAACAGCGCGTCATCCCATTCCCAATTCCTGCGGTAATGGTTTCGCAGGATCGCCAAGCGAATTGCCGCCGCATCGACACCGGCTGCCATGAGCTTCGACACCAGCACGAGGTTGCCGAGCGATTTCGACATCTTTTCCCCCTGGTACGCAACAAGACCGGCATGTGCAAAATGACTCGCGAAACCGTCGCCCGAAAGCGCACACGCATGTGCCGCCGTCATTTCGTGATGTGGGAACTTCAGGTCAGCACCACCGGCCTGGATGGTGATGGATGTGGGTCCGGGCGTGCCTGCAAGCGTCTGCAGGGCAATCACGGTGCATTCAACATGCCAACCGGGTCGCCCGGCACCAACCTGCGTGTTCCAGGAAGGTTCGTGTTCTCGAGCCGCGCGCCAGAGCAGTGGATCGAACGGACAGCGCTTGCCTTCGCGTTCCGGATCTCCGCCAAACTCTACGAACCGTTCAGACAGCTCCGGCGGTGAGTAGTGGCTCACGCAACCCACACGGAAATCGCACTCCCGCTGAACCGCCTGAATATCGAGGTAGATGTCCTGTTCGTTTGCATCCTTGGTTTCAACCGCATAGGCGAAACCACGCTCAAGCAGGAGCGCCACGGCATCAGCAACCTGCGGAATCACATCCTGAACCCGCACGTAGTCATCCGGCGGAATCACACGCAGCGCAGTCATATCGCTGCGAAACAGATCGGTCTGGGATGCAGCCAGTTCGCGCCAATCCGCACCGGTTTGAGTTGCTCGCTCGAACAACGGGTCGTCAACATCCGTAATGTTCTGCGCATACCGCACCGATATTCCCTGCTGTCGAAGCGCTCGGATGCAGGTATCGAATGCGACATAGGTGGCCGCGTGCCCCAGGTGGGTAGCGTCATATGGCGTAATACCGCAGACATATATCGACGCTGAACCGTCAAGTGTAGCTACGGGCAGCGTTTGCTGCCGAGCGGAATCGTAGAGCTGCACCGCCACAGCATCGCCGGGAAGCGAAGGAACGTTGGGGGCAGGCCAGCTATCGGTTCGTTGCACGTATTCAGTCTAGGCCGCCAGTTACGCTCCCGCACCCGCCATCGGGTCAAGCACACCGGTGATCAGCAGCACCATAAGCAGCGTTCCTAGTCCGATCCGATACAGCACGAACGGCATGAAGCTGCGAGTCTCGACCCACTTCATCAGGAACGCAATCACCAGCCAGCCAACGACAAAGGAAATCACCGTCGCGAGTAGCGTTGGCCCCCAGGCGATCGCAGCGACATCGGGATCGCGGAATGCCGTGAGCACCTCATACCCTCCAGAGCCGAGCACCGCCGGAATCGCAAGCAGGAAGGCATAGCGGGCAGCTGATGGCCGGTCATATCCCATGAGCCGCCCAGCAGTGATAGTGCCGCCTGACCGAGATACGCCGGGGATCAGCGCCAGGGCCTGGGCCCCTCCGTATACGAGACCGTCCTTCCACGTTAGGTTCGTGAGCGTCTTTGTTCGTCGTGACAGTACATCGGCAAGACCGAGGATGATGCCGAAGAGGATGAGCATGGCAGCTACCAGCCAGAGCGAGCGGAAGCTGCTGCGAATGACGTCTTGCAACGCGAAGCCCA encodes:
- a CDS encoding PAC2 family protein, which encodes MNDALFDANEQPEFAHGRTLVIAMSGWNDAGEAASTAVSAMMRQLEFNHVCATFDDDAYYDFAAARPHIVRSEDGTRSLRWPSTKIHSASEPQTEADAKQSPNPTRLYALTGTEPSMRWRQYSKQIVDCCLQEQISRIVVVGALLADTPHTRDIPVQLTSDDAAIQREFGIDSSQYEGPTGIMSAITELAAAEGIPALSLWAQVPHYASTPDSVSPKAVFALMRELERVLQVSLDTASFVEAGQHWQAQVSNAIAMDEELQHYVTFLEQARDTVESDAASGDAIAAEFERFLADETPRDDNDT
- the mshC gene encoding cysteine--1-D-myo-inosityl 2-amino-2-deoxy-alpha-D-glucopyranoside ligase, with the protein product MQRTDSWPAPNVPSLPGDAVAVQLYDSARQQTLPVATLDGSASIYVCGITPYDATHLGHAATYVAFDTCIRALRQQGISVRYAQNITDVDDPLFERATQTGADWRELAASQTDLFRSDMTALRVIPPDDYVRVQDVIPQVADAVALLLERGFAYAVETKDANEQDIYLDIQAVQRECDFRVGCVSHYSPPELSERFVEFGGDPEREGKRCPFDPLLWRAAREHEPSWNTQVGAGRPGWHVECTVIALQTLAGTPGPTSITIQAGGADLKFPHHEMTAAHACALSGDGFASHFAHAGLVAYQGEKMSKSLGNLVLVSKLMAAGVDAAAIRLAILRNHYRRNWEWDDALLAAANEQLQRWREAAKSASDDVDDVDEVQRMRVAIAADLDTPQLIQIVDEWAAIERRGRGVITAVDALLGIDLLA
- a CDS encoding HAD family phosphatase, which encodes MTSYTPQAVLWDMDGTIVDTEPQWIKAQNDFLARRGLAQLSAEQERRLVGASPTITAEVFAEQGVTDLPAEIAAEVTAQVVQSLSRGVSRRPGAYELIQQQLAAGVPIALVTNSSHSLVNAVLTGLDLQDCFDAIVAAEDVREGKPSPEPFLLAADKLGVAPERCLVIEDSLNGLRGALAAGCTALAVPHGVDIPENEHYLRRDTLEGLNWQTLRSQVTHVRGERS
- a CDS encoding undecaprenyl-diphosphate phosphatase yields the protein MGWFEAIILAIVQGHTEFLPISSSAHIRIFGEMLGTGDPGATFTAIIQIGTELAVLVYFWKDIVRIIRAWFGSLRGSVAKDDPDARMGWLIIIGSIPIVVLGFALQDVIRSSFRSLWLVAAMLILFGIILGLADVLSRRTKTLTNLTWKDGLVYGGAQALALIPGVSRSGGTITAGRLMGYDRPSAARYAFLLAIPAVLGSGGYEVLTAFRDPDVAAIAWGPTLLATVISFVVGWLVIAFLMKWVETRSFMPFVLYRIGLGTLLMVLLITGVLDPMAGAGA